One window of Streptomyces sp. NBC_00273 genomic DNA carries:
- the paaN gene encoding phenylacetic acid degradation protein PaaN has protein sequence MAAELTVPQLSAKHRPTLDQALSAIRSRAYWSPHPEHPKAYGETAPADGLAAFEAVRGTRLDLGQPGTDGWTGAEVSPFGPELGVEYPHVDPDVLLPAMKAGMGAWRDAGPEARALVCIEILSRISARTHEFAHAVMHTSGQAFMMAFQAGGPHAQDRGLEAVAYAYEEQTRVPGQADWSKPQGKKDPLELGKTFTAVPRGIALMIGCNTFPTWNGYPGLFASLATGNAVLVKPHPRAVLPLALTVQVAREVLAEAGFDPNLVALAVERPGEGIAKALAVRPEIKLIDYTGSTEFGDWLETNARQAQVYTEKAGVNTVVLDSTDNYKGMLSNLAFSLSLYSGQMCTTPQNLLIPRDGIATDAGHKSYDEVVADLAASVGGLLGDDARANALLGALVNPDVKTRLEAAAALGEVALASREVVNPEFPDAVVRTPVMVKLDAARKYWDVADPEAPYLSECFGPVSFAVAVDTTADALDLLRRTVREKGAMTVGAYTTSSDTERAIEEVCLEESAQLSLNLTGGVFVNQTAAFSDFHGSGGNPAANAALCDGAFVANRFRVVEVRRQA, from the coding sequence ATGGCCGCCGAGCTCACCGTCCCCCAGCTGTCCGCCAAGCACCGGCCCACCCTGGACCAGGCCCTGTCGGCGATCCGCAGCCGCGCCTACTGGTCCCCGCATCCCGAACACCCCAAGGCGTACGGCGAGACCGCGCCCGCCGACGGTCTCGCCGCCTTCGAGGCCGTGCGCGGCACGCGGCTGGACCTGGGCCAGCCCGGCACCGACGGCTGGACGGGCGCCGAGGTGTCTCCGTTCGGCCCGGAGCTGGGCGTCGAGTACCCCCACGTGGACCCGGACGTGCTGCTGCCCGCGATGAAGGCCGGCATGGGTGCCTGGCGCGACGCGGGACCCGAGGCGCGCGCCCTGGTCTGCATCGAGATCCTGTCCCGCATCTCCGCCCGGACCCACGAGTTCGCGCACGCGGTCATGCACACCAGCGGCCAGGCCTTCATGATGGCGTTCCAGGCCGGCGGCCCGCACGCGCAGGACCGTGGCCTGGAGGCCGTGGCCTACGCGTACGAGGAGCAGACCCGGGTCCCGGGCCAGGCCGACTGGTCGAAGCCGCAGGGCAAGAAGGACCCGCTGGAGCTCGGCAAGACCTTCACCGCCGTCCCGCGCGGTATCGCCCTCATGATCGGCTGCAACACCTTCCCGACCTGGAACGGCTACCCCGGCCTGTTCGCCTCCCTCGCCACCGGCAACGCGGTGCTGGTCAAGCCGCACCCGCGGGCCGTGCTGCCGCTCGCGCTGACCGTCCAGGTCGCCCGGGAGGTCCTGGCCGAGGCGGGCTTCGACCCGAACCTGGTGGCGCTCGCGGTCGAGCGCCCGGGCGAGGGCATCGCCAAGGCCCTCGCGGTCCGCCCCGAGATCAAGCTGATCGACTACACCGGGTCCACGGAGTTCGGCGACTGGCTGGAGACCAACGCCCGCCAGGCGCAGGTCTACACGGAGAAGGCCGGCGTCAACACCGTCGTCCTGGACTCCACCGACAACTACAAGGGCATGCTGTCCAACCTGGCGTTCTCGCTGTCCCTGTACAGCGGCCAGATGTGCACCACCCCGCAGAACCTGCTGATCCCGCGCGACGGCATCGCGACGGACGCCGGCCACAAGAGCTACGACGAGGTCGTCGCCGACCTCGCGGCTTCGGTCGGCGGCCTGCTGGGCGACGACGCCCGGGCCAACGCGCTGCTCGGCGCACTGGTCAACCCGGACGTCAAGACGCGGCTCGAGGCCGCGGCCGCCCTGGGCGAGGTCGCGCTGGCCTCCCGTGAGGTCGTGAACCCCGAGTTCCCGGACGCGGTGGTCCGCACCCCCGTCATGGTCAAGCTGGACGCCGCACGCAAATATTGGGATGTGGCGGACCCGGAGGCGCCGTACCTCTCCGAGTGCTTCGGCCCGGTCTCCTTCGCGGTGGCCGTGGACACCACCGCCGACGCCCTCGACCTGCTGCGCCGCACGGTGCGGGAGAAGGGCGCCATGACGGTGGGCGCGTACACCACGTCCTCCGACACCGAGCGGGCCATCGAGGAGGTCTGCCTGGAGGAGTCCGCGCAGCTCTCCCTGAACCTGACCGGCGGGGTGTTCGTCAACCAGACCGCCGCGTTCTCGGACTTCCACGGCTCCGGCGGCAACCCGGCCGCCAACGCGGCCCTGTGCGACGGCGCCTTCGTCGCGAACCGCTTCCGGGTGGTGGAGGTCCGCCGCCAGGCGTAA
- a CDS encoding TetR/AcrR family transcriptional regulator, protein MTTAKRDTYTPETLLSVAVQVFNERGYDGTSMEHLSKAAGISKSSIYHHVAGKEELLRRAVSRALDGLFGILEEPGAVRGRAVERVEYVTRRTVEVLVGELPYVTLLLRVRGNTRTERWALERRREFDHQVADLLGAAAAEGDLRADVDIRLATRLLFGMVNSLVEWYRPHPGAGHAQLADAVVHLAFDGLRTAPHPPTA, encoded by the coding sequence GTGACGACGGCCAAGCGGGACACCTACACGCCCGAGACGCTGCTGTCGGTCGCCGTCCAGGTCTTCAACGAGCGCGGCTACGACGGCACCTCGATGGAGCACCTCTCCAAGGCCGCGGGCATCTCGAAGTCCTCGATCTACCACCACGTCGCGGGCAAGGAGGAGCTGCTGCGGCGGGCCGTGAGCCGCGCCCTGGACGGGCTCTTCGGGATCCTGGAGGAGCCGGGCGCGGTACGCGGCCGGGCGGTCGAACGCGTTGAGTACGTCACGCGCCGCACGGTCGAGGTGCTGGTCGGCGAGCTGCCGTACGTGACGCTGCTGCTGCGCGTCCGCGGCAACACCCGCACCGAGCGCTGGGCGCTGGAACGCCGCCGCGAGTTCGACCACCAGGTCGCTGACCTGCTGGGGGCCGCCGCGGCGGAGGGCGACCTGCGGGCCGACGTGGACATACGCCTCGCCACCAGGCTCCTCTTCGGCATGGTCAACTCCCTGGTCGAGTGGTACCGACCGCACCCGGGCGCCGGTCACGCCCAGCTCGCCGACGCGGTGGTCCACCTCGCCTTCGACGGCCTCCGCACCGCCCCCCACCCGCCGACCGCCTGA
- a CDS encoding DUF5819 family protein, with protein sequence MTALALGVIAVGACAHLALVFLHVAPSNTLSTQHAKTIDAWVYPEFEQNWKLFAPNPLQQNIAVEARAEVRAAGGEVVTTPWHDLSAEDGEAIRHSLLPSHTRQNELRRAWDFFTGSHDEDNRPNGERGQLSEEYLRRIALNRFPPQPRDGTVLRIQLRSATTAVPAPKWSTETTDTQTYYRELPWWTV encoded by the coding sequence ATGACCGCACTGGCCCTGGGGGTGATCGCGGTCGGCGCCTGCGCGCACCTCGCGCTCGTCTTCCTGCACGTGGCCCCGAGCAACACCCTCAGCACGCAGCACGCGAAGACGATCGACGCCTGGGTCTACCCCGAGTTCGAGCAGAACTGGAAGCTGTTCGCCCCCAACCCGCTGCAGCAGAACATCGCGGTGGAGGCGCGTGCGGAGGTCAGGGCCGCCGGCGGCGAGGTGGTCACCACCCCCTGGCACGACCTGAGCGCCGAGGACGGCGAGGCCATCCGGCACAGCCTGCTGCCGAGCCACACCCGGCAGAACGAGCTCCGCCGCGCCTGGGACTTCTTCACCGGCTCCCACGACGAGGACAACAGGCCGAACGGCGAGCGCGGGCAACTGTCCGAGGAGTACCTCCGGCGGATCGCGCTGAACAGGTTCCCCCCGCAACCGCGGGACGGGACCGTCCTGCGGATCCAGTTGCGCTCGGCGACCACGGCGGTGCCCGCGCCGAAGTGGAGCACCGAGACCACCGACACCCAGACCTACTACCGGGAGCTGCCGTGGTGGACGGTGTGA
- a CDS encoding 3-hydroxyacyl-CoA dehydrogenase — protein sequence MTAIERSRTVAVVGAGTMGQGIAQVALLAGHRVLIYDINAALAADGVGFVQDRVDRMAAKGRLDRAEAEEAIGRIASAGDLADLAGAALVIEAVVENVTVKQTLFAALEEVVAPDALLATNTSSLSVTELAAGLAHPGRFLGLHFFNPAPLLPLVEVVSGFATDPAAAERVYRTVLGWGKTPVRCADTPGFIVNRIARPFYAEAFAVYEERGADPATIDAVLRESGGFKMGPFQLTDLIGQDVNEAVTRSVWESFFRSPKFTPSLAQRRLVQSGRLGRKSGHGWYPYGPDAEPALPHTAAPEEAPAKVTVVGDLGPAADLVDLLEEAGIAVAATGQGGPYIQLPGEGQLVLADGKTSVEFADVVYFDLALDYRGATRIALSASADTSERTLAEAIGLFQKLGKQVSVIGDVPGMIVARTVAMLIDLTADAVARGVASAEDIDTAMRLGVNYPLGPSEWHDRIGRDWAYDLLHHLDERVPGGRYAPSLALFKLGYEDGDGAGDGDQDDTGENE from the coding sequence ATGACAGCAATCGAGCGGTCCCGCACTGTGGCGGTCGTCGGCGCCGGCACCATGGGACAGGGCATCGCCCAGGTCGCCCTTCTCGCAGGTCACCGCGTGCTGATCTACGACATCAACGCCGCGCTCGCCGCCGACGGCGTCGGTTTCGTCCAGGACCGGGTCGACCGGATGGCCGCCAAGGGCCGCCTCGACCGTGCCGAGGCCGAGGAGGCGATCGGCCGGATCGCATCGGCCGGCGACCTCGCGGACCTCGCCGGGGCCGCCCTCGTCATCGAGGCCGTGGTCGAGAACGTCACCGTGAAGCAGACGCTCTTCGCCGCCCTCGAAGAGGTGGTCGCGCCGGACGCGCTGCTGGCCACCAACACCTCCTCCCTCTCGGTCACCGAGCTCGCCGCAGGGCTCGCGCACCCCGGCCGCTTCCTCGGCCTGCACTTCTTCAACCCGGCCCCGCTGCTCCCGCTCGTCGAGGTGGTCAGCGGTTTCGCCACCGACCCGGCCGCCGCCGAGCGCGTGTACCGCACCGTCCTCGGCTGGGGGAAGACGCCGGTCCGCTGCGCCGACACCCCCGGGTTCATCGTCAACCGGATCGCCCGCCCCTTCTACGCCGAGGCCTTCGCGGTGTACGAGGAGCGGGGCGCCGACCCGGCCACCATCGACGCAGTGCTCCGCGAGAGCGGCGGCTTCAAGATGGGCCCCTTCCAGCTGACCGACCTGATCGGCCAGGACGTCAACGAGGCCGTGACCCGCTCGGTGTGGGAGTCCTTCTTCCGCAGCCCGAAGTTCACCCCCTCCCTCGCCCAGCGCCGCCTCGTCCAGTCGGGCCGGCTCGGCCGCAAGTCCGGACACGGCTGGTACCCGTACGGTCCGGACGCCGAGCCCGCGCTCCCGCACACCGCCGCGCCCGAGGAGGCCCCGGCGAAGGTCACCGTCGTCGGTGACCTCGGCCCCGCCGCCGACCTGGTGGACCTGCTGGAGGAGGCCGGGATCGCGGTCGCGGCCACCGGGCAGGGCGGCCCGTACATCCAGCTCCCCGGGGAGGGCCAGCTGGTCCTCGCGGACGGCAAGACCTCGGTGGAGTTCGCGGACGTCGTCTACTTCGACCTCGCCCTCGACTACCGGGGCGCCACCCGGATCGCGCTCTCCGCGAGCGCGGACACCAGCGAGCGGACCCTCGCCGAGGCGATCGGCCTCTTCCAGAAGCTGGGCAAGCAGGTCTCCGTGATCGGCGACGTCCCGGGCATGATCGTCGCGCGGACCGTCGCGATGCTGATCGACCTGACGGCCGACGCGGTCGCCCGGGGCGTCGCTTCCGCCGAGGACATCGACACGGCGATGCGACTGGGCGTCAACTACCCGCTGGGCCCGTCCGAATGGCACGACCGGATCGGCCGCGACTGGGCCTACGACCTGCTGCACCACCTCGACGAACGCGTCCCCGGCGGCCGCTACGCACCCTCCCTCGCCCTGTTCAAACTGGGCTACGAGGACGGCGACGGGGCCGGCGACGGCGACCAGGACGACACGGGGGAGAACGAGTGA
- a CDS encoding alpha-ketoacid dehydrogenase subunit beta yields the protein MAQALTRAMRDAMAEDPTVHVMGEDVGTLGGVFRITDGLAKEFGEERCTDTPLAEAGILGAAVGMAMYGLRPVVEMQFDAFAYPAFEQLISHVAKMRNRTRGAMPLPITIRVPYGGGIGGVEHHCDSSEAYYVATPGLHVVTPATVEDAYGLLRASIASDDPVVFLEPKRLYWSKADWRPEAPAAVPGIGKALVRRTGTSATLITYGPSLPVCLEAAEAAREEGWDLEVVDLRSLVPFDEDTVVESVRRTGRAVVVHEANGFGGPGAEIAARVTERCFHHLEAPVLRVTGFDIPYPPPMLEKHHLPGVDRILDTVARLQWEN from the coding sequence ATGGCGCAGGCCCTGACCCGGGCGATGCGCGACGCGATGGCCGAGGACCCGACGGTCCACGTGATGGGCGAGGACGTCGGGACGCTGGGCGGGGTCTTCCGGATCACGGACGGGCTCGCGAAGGAGTTCGGCGAGGAGCGCTGCACGGACACTCCGCTCGCGGAGGCGGGAATCCTGGGCGCGGCGGTCGGCATGGCCATGTACGGGCTGCGCCCGGTGGTGGAGATGCAGTTCGACGCCTTCGCCTACCCGGCGTTCGAGCAGCTGATCTCGCACGTGGCGAAGATGCGCAACCGCACCCGCGGCGCGATGCCGCTGCCGATCACCATCCGCGTGCCGTACGGCGGCGGGATCGGCGGCGTGGAGCACCACTGCGACTCCTCCGAGGCGTACTACGTGGCCACGCCCGGCCTGCACGTGGTGACCCCGGCCACGGTCGAGGACGCGTACGGGCTGCTGCGCGCGTCGATCGCCAGCGACGACCCGGTGGTCTTCCTGGAGCCGAAGAGGCTCTACTGGTCGAAGGCCGACTGGCGGCCCGAGGCGCCGGCGGCCGTGCCGGGCATCGGGAAGGCACTGGTCCGGCGGACCGGCACGAGCGCGACCCTGATCACCTACGGGCCCTCGCTGCCGGTGTGCCTGGAGGCGGCCGAGGCGGCGCGCGAGGAGGGTTGGGACCTGGAGGTCGTCGACCTGCGCTCGCTGGTCCCCTTCGACGAGGACACGGTCGTGGAGTCCGTACGCCGCACCGGGCGTGCGGTGGTCGTGCACGAGGCGAACGGCTTCGGCGGCCCGGGCGCGGAGATCGCCGCCCGCGTCACGGAGCGCTGCTTCCACCACCTGGAGGCGCCGGTGCTGCGGGTGACGGGCTTCGACATCCCCTACCCGCCGCCGATGCTGGAGAAGCACCACCTGCCGGGCGTGGACCGGATCCTGGACACCGTGGCCCGCCTGCAGTGGGAGAACTGA
- a CDS encoding MerR family transcriptional regulator: MRIGELSRRTGVPVPTIKYYVREGLLPPGELSSPNQASYDDGHERRLRLIRALLEVGGLSVAAIGDVLVAIDDKEQPVHKLLGAAAQRLVPEYGDVGGHDDAEAVLARERVARLIEARGWCIQPGNKAADALAAALASLARVGHGSFAELLDDYADAAERVARVDLEYTARHADREDLVESVVVGTVVGDAVFAALRRMAQVDASSRLFAEERQE, translated from the coding sequence ATGCGCATCGGAGAGTTGAGCCGCCGGACCGGGGTCCCGGTACCGACGATCAAGTACTACGTCCGGGAGGGCCTGCTTCCGCCGGGCGAGCTGAGCAGCCCCAACCAGGCCAGCTACGACGACGGGCACGAGCGGCGGCTGCGGCTGATCCGCGCCCTGCTGGAGGTCGGCGGGCTGTCGGTGGCGGCCATCGGGGACGTCCTCGTGGCCATCGACGACAAGGAGCAGCCGGTGCACAAGCTCCTCGGCGCCGCGGCCCAGCGGCTGGTGCCCGAGTACGGCGACGTCGGGGGCCATGACGACGCCGAGGCGGTGCTGGCCCGGGAGCGGGTGGCGCGGCTGATCGAGGCGCGCGGCTGGTGCATCCAGCCCGGGAACAAGGCGGCCGACGCGCTGGCGGCCGCCCTCGCCTCACTCGCGCGGGTGGGCCACGGCTCCTTCGCCGAACTGCTCGACGACTACGCCGACGCGGCCGAGCGGGTGGCCCGGGTGGACCTGGAGTACACGGCCCGCCACGCGGACCGCGAGGACCTGGTCGAGTCGGTGGTCGTGGGCACGGTGGTGGGCGACGCGGTGTTCGCGGCCCTGCGCAGGATGGCCCAGGTGGACGCGTCCTCCCGCCTCTTCGCCGAGGAGCGGCAGGAGTAG
- a CDS encoding Lrp/AsnC family transcriptional regulator: protein MPDEQMAGTGSAPAAPGGAPGATSGPPVAPRPLDPIDRSIMRLLQADGRASIRSVAEQVHVSRANAYARINRLIDDGVIRGFTARVNHERAGQGASAYITLKIVQNSWRTVREQLRELPGAAHIALVSGDFDVLLLVHTPDNRTLRELVLTRLQAIPEVLSTRTLLVFEETDLLDTGPGPAPGPTISEE from the coding sequence ATGCCGGATGAACAAATGGCCGGAACTGGTTCCGCACCGGCTGCGCCGGGGGGCGCCCCGGGAGCCACTTCGGGCCCGCCCGTCGCACCCCGCCCCCTGGATCCGATCGACCGGTCGATCATGCGGCTGCTCCAGGCGGACGGCCGCGCGTCGATACGGTCGGTGGCCGAGCAGGTGCACGTCTCGCGGGCGAACGCCTACGCCCGGATCAACCGGCTCATCGACGACGGGGTGATCCGCGGGTTCACGGCCCGCGTCAACCACGAACGCGCGGGCCAGGGCGCGTCCGCCTACATCACCTTGAAGATCGTCCAGAACTCCTGGCGCACGGTCCGCGAGCAGCTGCGCGAGCTCCCGGGCGCCGCGCACATCGCCCTGGTCAGCGGGGACTTCGACGTCCTGCTGCTGGTGCACACCCCGGACAACCGGACCCTGCGCGAGCTGGTCCTGACCCGGCTCCAGGCCATCCCCGAGGTCCTCTCGACGCGCACCCTGCTGGTGTTCGAAGAAACGGATCTTCTGGACACCGGACCGGGCCCGGCCCCCGGACCGACGATCTCGGAGGAGTAG
- a CDS encoding HTTM domain-containing protein, producing MDGVRRAREAAGRAVAQITGQALGPYQSAVVRIGFAATWLFFLLREFPNRAELYGPDGPWSWDLAERLIDSNHAFTVLMWSDSTLWFELVYAVSVLASAGLLLGWRTRATSVVFMVGVLSLQNRSVFMGDGGDNVIHLMAIYLVLTRCAQVWSLDARRARTHGSATAGAAGPVLWGVLGAVFVFGGGTGRFGYGWLAAFAAVWVVCGLWWLVDRHEPEGEARAFLDVLANLLHNAGMLVIMAEVCLIYATAGWYKIQGSRWQDGTALYYPLGLDYFTPWPALSALVAGSGTLVMLLSYGTVVVQVAFPFTLFNRRIKNVLLALMMLEHVGIAVLLGLPFFSLAMIAADAVFLPTGFLVWLGARAVTRRRRAVEPVADPADPVPAQVPAQR from the coding sequence GTGGACGGTGTGAGGCGCGCCCGCGAGGCGGCGGGCCGGGCGGTCGCGCAGATCACCGGGCAGGCGCTGGGTCCGTACCAGAGCGCCGTGGTCCGCATCGGCTTCGCCGCGACCTGGCTCTTCTTCCTGCTGCGCGAGTTCCCCAACCGCGCCGAGCTGTACGGGCCGGACGGGCCGTGGAGCTGGGACCTCGCGGAGCGGCTGATCGATTCCAACCACGCCTTCACGGTGCTGATGTGGTCGGACTCGACGCTGTGGTTCGAGCTCGTCTACGCGGTGTCCGTGCTGGCGAGCGCGGGGCTGCTGCTGGGCTGGCGGACGCGGGCGACGTCCGTGGTCTTCATGGTCGGCGTGCTGTCGCTGCAGAACCGCAGCGTGTTCATGGGCGACGGCGGGGACAACGTCATCCACCTGATGGCGATCTACCTGGTGCTGACCCGGTGCGCGCAGGTCTGGTCGCTGGACGCGCGCAGGGCCCGTACGCACGGCTCGGCGACGGCCGGGGCGGCCGGGCCGGTGCTGTGGGGCGTGCTGGGCGCGGTGTTCGTCTTCGGAGGGGGCACCGGCCGGTTCGGCTACGGCTGGCTGGCGGCGTTCGCGGCGGTGTGGGTGGTCTGCGGGCTGTGGTGGTTGGTCGACCGCCACGAGCCGGAGGGCGAGGCGCGGGCGTTCCTGGACGTCCTGGCCAACCTGCTGCACAACGCGGGCATGCTGGTGATCATGGCGGAGGTCTGTCTGATCTACGCGACGGCGGGCTGGTACAAGATCCAGGGGTCCCGGTGGCAGGACGGGACCGCCCTGTACTACCCGCTGGGGCTGGACTACTTCACCCCGTGGCCGGCGCTGTCGGCGCTGGTGGCGGGGAGCGGGACGCTGGTCATGCTGCTGTCGTACGGGACGGTGGTGGTGCAGGTCGCGTTCCCGTTCACGCTGTTCAACCGGCGGATCAAGAACGTGCTGCTGGCGTTGATGATGCTGGAGCACGTGGGGATCGCGGTGCTGCTGGGGCTGCCGTTCTTCTCGTTGGCGATGATCGCCGCGGACGCGGTGTTCCTGCCGACCGGGTTCCTGGTGTGGCTGGGAGCGCGGGCCGTCACGCGACGGCGGCGTGCGGTGGAGCCGGTGGCGGATCCCGCCGACCCGGTGCCGGCGCAGGTGCCCGCACAGCGCTGA
- a CDS encoding TrmH family RNA methyltransferase, with translation MDDTVREWREAEQAGDLVLLDGFHALKHALRFGADVRMVIAEDPGAVRALARELAPDVEAAVVRLVRRAALKEVLPRVHPTGVAALAVRPDRAAGLAGLGRMPRPAPVVVLDNPRNLGNVGAVVRLAAGFGATGVVTRGDLDPWHPNVVRAGAGLHYATTVERLALDELPPGPLYALDPEGVDIRALTLPDDALLAFGSERHGISPELRARADHLVSLPMRPQVSSYNLATSVAMTLFHWGGPPAHEQGGEDS, from the coding sequence ATGGACGACACGGTGCGGGAATGGCGGGAGGCCGAGCAGGCGGGGGATCTCGTGCTGCTCGACGGGTTTCACGCACTGAAGCACGCCCTGCGGTTCGGGGCCGACGTGCGGATGGTCATCGCCGAGGACCCCGGCGCCGTACGGGCGCTGGCCCGTGAGCTGGCTCCGGACGTCGAGGCCGCCGTGGTGCGGCTGGTGCGGCGGGCCGCGCTCAAGGAGGTGCTGCCGCGCGTGCACCCCACCGGGGTCGCGGCCCTCGCGGTACGGCCCGACCGGGCCGCCGGCCTCGCGGGGCTGGGGCGGATGCCACGGCCGGCGCCGGTCGTCGTCCTCGACAACCCCCGCAATCTGGGCAACGTCGGAGCCGTCGTCCGGCTCGCCGCCGGCTTCGGCGCCACCGGTGTCGTCACCCGCGGCGACCTCGACCCCTGGCACCCGAACGTGGTCCGGGCCGGGGCCGGGCTGCACTACGCCACCACCGTCGAGCGCCTCGCACTGGACGAGCTGCCGCCCGGGCCGCTCTACGCGCTCGACCCGGAGGGCGTGGACATCCGCGCCCTCACCCTCCCGGACGACGCCCTGCTCGCCTTCGGCTCGGAGCGGCACGGGATCTCACCGGAGCTGCGCGCCCGGGCGGACCACCTCGTCTCCCTGCCGATGCGCCCCCAGGTCTCCAGCTACAACCTCGCCACCAGCGTGGCCATGACCCTCTTCCACTGGGGCGGCCCCCCGGCCCACGAACAGGGCGGCGAGGACTCCTAG
- the pdhA gene encoding pyruvate dehydrogenase (acetyl-transferring) E1 component subunit alpha, with product MTVQELPGAGASHRSTQPPAWSPRTDAAPLLPDPEPYRVLGTEAADGLDPELMRRCYAELVRGRRYNAQATALTKQGRLAVYPSTVGQEACEIAAALVLEEQDWLFPSYRDTLAAVARGLDPVQALTLLRGDWHTGYDPREHRIAPLSTPLATQLPHAVGLAHAARLRGDDVVALAMVGDGGTSEGDFHEALNFAAVWQAPVVFLVQNNGFAISVPLAKQTAAPTLAHKAVGYGMPGRLVDGNDIAAMHEVLSEAVRRARAGGGPTLIEAVTYRMEAHTNADDATRYRGDAEVEAWKAHDPVDLLERELTARGIIDEAAIQAVRDDAEAMAAALREGMNADPVVDPMDLFAHVYAEQTDRLREQAAMLRAELEAEDQS from the coding sequence ATGACGGTCCAAGAGCTGCCCGGTGCCGGTGCGTCCCACCGTTCCACCCAGCCGCCCGCCTGGAGCCCCCGCACGGACGCCGCGCCGCTGCTTCCGGACCCCGAGCCCTACCGGGTACTGGGCACCGAGGCGGCGGACGGGCTCGACCCGGAGCTGATGCGCCGCTGCTACGCCGAGCTGGTGCGCGGCCGGCGCTACAACGCCCAGGCCACGGCGCTCACCAAGCAGGGCCGGCTCGCCGTCTACCCCTCCACCGTCGGCCAGGAGGCCTGCGAGATCGCGGCCGCACTGGTGCTGGAGGAGCAGGACTGGCTGTTCCCGAGCTACCGGGACACCCTGGCGGCCGTGGCGCGCGGACTGGACCCCGTACAGGCCCTGACCCTGCTGCGCGGCGACTGGCACACCGGGTACGACCCGCGCGAGCACCGCATAGCCCCCCTCTCGACCCCGCTCGCCACCCAGCTGCCGCACGCGGTGGGCCTGGCGCACGCGGCCCGGCTGCGCGGCGACGACGTCGTCGCCCTCGCCATGGTCGGCGACGGCGGCACCAGCGAGGGCGACTTCCACGAGGCACTGAACTTCGCCGCCGTCTGGCAGGCCCCGGTGGTCTTCCTCGTGCAGAACAACGGCTTCGCGATATCCGTCCCGCTCGCCAAGCAGACCGCCGCCCCGACGCTGGCCCACAAGGCCGTGGGATACGGGATGCCCGGCCGGCTGGTCGACGGCAACGACATCGCCGCCATGCACGAGGTGCTGTCCGAGGCGGTCCGGCGGGCCCGGGCCGGTGGTGGTCCGACCCTGATCGAGGCCGTCACGTACCGGATGGAGGCCCACACCAACGCCGACGACGCGACCCGCTACCGCGGTGACGCCGAGGTCGAGGCCTGGAAGGCGCACGACCCGGTCGACCTGCTGGAGCGCGAGCTGACCGCCCGCGGGATCATCGACGAAGCGGCGATCCAGGCGGTGCGCGACGACGCCGAGGCGATGGCCGCGGCGCTCCGCGAGGGGATGAACGCGGACCCGGTGGTGGACCCGATGGACCTGTTCGCGCACGTGTACGCGGAGCAGACGGACCGGCTGCGGGAGCAGGCGGCCATGCTGCGCGCAGAGCTGGAAGCAGAGGACCAGTCGTGA